Proteins found in one Primulina eburnea isolate SZY01 chromosome 16, ASM2296580v1, whole genome shotgun sequence genomic segment:
- the LOC140816434 gene encoding uncharacterized protein isoform X2, which translates to MAASSPAKSVSADVAVAMLTPLSSNSSKNLRGLNKPRCIKCGNVARSRCPYQSCKSCCAKAQNPCHIHDKVPSSSSALLDQQSTEVSHSGRLRQLSSNFVQFSNLNAPFRSRKPLTRKDAQVINEWRFLKLKEYKDRGIETENEVFDRYTQNMCLLGEVFSVNSMYDDQFQEELRSEVSSSSEENIGRTVNDLKSKLRSNPMRTANFRKNIHYIVDQGLNKLGKPELNEDSGDHDLEISKDINSCEVDHLPASIDLIEKMNQVRNEEDLKACWETASQMFIWSNKTGLIESGDFPILVEQDEKSDSSQDRHPLYSLPKWVNPVNVDQESLRQIDAQFSALENIENL; encoded by the exons ATGGCGGCTTCATCCCCGGCCAAAAGCGTCAGTGCCGACGTCGCCGTGGCGATGTTGACTCCTTTGAGCTCCAATTCTTCGAAAAACCTCCGCGGCCTCAACAAACCTAGGTGCATCAAGTGCGGCAACGTCGCTCGCTCCAG GTGTCCATACCAGTCTTGCAAAAGCTGCTGTGCAAAAGCTCAAAATCCCTGTCACATACACG ATAAGGTACCTTCTTCCAGCTCTGCCCTGTTAGACCAGCAATCAACTGAAGTATCTCATTcagg GAGACTTCGCCAACTTTCTAGCAATTTTGTGCAGTTCAGTAATTTAAACGCCCCATTTCGATCTAGGAAGCCATTGACTCGAAAG GATGCACAAGTCATAAATGAATGGAGGTTCTTAAAGTTGAAAGAATACAAAGACCGAGGTATCGAGACAGAAAATGAGGTTTTTGACCGCTACACGCAAAACATGTGTCTGTTAGGAGAGGTTTTCTCAGTCAATTCTATGTATGATGACCAGTTTCAGGAAGAGCTTCGATCTGAAGTAAGCTCAAGTTCTGAAGAAAATATTGGGAGGACAGTTAACGATTTGAAGTCGAAGCTCAGATCAAATCCAATGAGAACTGCCAACTTCAGAAAGAATATTCATTACATCGTGGATCAAGGTTTGAATAAACTTGGAAAGCCTGAGTTAAATGAAGATAGTGGTGACCATGACCTTGAGATTTCTAAAGACATCAACTCTTGCGAAGTTGATCATCTACCTGCTTCAATTGATCTTATTGAGAAAATGAATCAAGTCCGAAATGAAGAAGATCTGAAAGCATGTTGGGAGACTGCATCTCAGATGTTCATATGGAGTAATAAGACTGGCCTAATAGAATCTGGTGATTTTCCTATTCTTGTGGAACAGGATGAGAAATCTGATTCGTCTCAAGACCGGCATCCTCTCTATTCTCTGCCAAAGTGGGTAAATCCTGTTAATGTGGATCAAGAATCTCTTCGCCAGATCGATGCACAATTTTCTGCTcttgaaaatattgaaaatttataG
- the LOC140816434 gene encoding uncharacterized protein isoform X1 → MAASSPAKSVSADVAVAMLTPLSSNSSKNLRGLNKPRCIKCGNVARSRCPYQSCKSCCAKAQNPCHIHVLKGNSSFPDKVPSSSSALLDQQSTEVSHSGRLRQLSSNFVQFSNLNAPFRSRKPLTRKDAQVINEWRFLKLKEYKDRGIETENEVFDRYTQNMCLLGEVFSVNSMYDDQFQEELRSEVSSSSEENIGRTVNDLKSKLRSNPMRTANFRKNIHYIVDQGLNKLGKPELNEDSGDHDLEISKDINSCEVDHLPASIDLIEKMNQVRNEEDLKACWETASQMFIWSNKTGLIESGDFPILVEQDEKSDSSQDRHPLYSLPKWVNPVNVDQESLRQIDAQFSALENIENL, encoded by the exons ATGGCGGCTTCATCCCCGGCCAAAAGCGTCAGTGCCGACGTCGCCGTGGCGATGTTGACTCCTTTGAGCTCCAATTCTTCGAAAAACCTCCGCGGCCTCAACAAACCTAGGTGCATCAAGTGCGGCAACGTCGCTCGCTCCAG GTGTCCATACCAGTCTTGCAAAAGCTGCTGTGCAAAAGCTCAAAATCCCTGTCACATACACG TTTTAAAAGGTAATTCATCATTCCCAGATAAGGTACCTTCTTCCAGCTCTGCCCTGTTAGACCAGCAATCAACTGAAGTATCTCATTcagg GAGACTTCGCCAACTTTCTAGCAATTTTGTGCAGTTCAGTAATTTAAACGCCCCATTTCGATCTAGGAAGCCATTGACTCGAAAG GATGCACAAGTCATAAATGAATGGAGGTTCTTAAAGTTGAAAGAATACAAAGACCGAGGTATCGAGACAGAAAATGAGGTTTTTGACCGCTACACGCAAAACATGTGTCTGTTAGGAGAGGTTTTCTCAGTCAATTCTATGTATGATGACCAGTTTCAGGAAGAGCTTCGATCTGAAGTAAGCTCAAGTTCTGAAGAAAATATTGGGAGGACAGTTAACGATTTGAAGTCGAAGCTCAGATCAAATCCAATGAGAACTGCCAACTTCAGAAAGAATATTCATTACATCGTGGATCAAGGTTTGAATAAACTTGGAAAGCCTGAGTTAAATGAAGATAGTGGTGACCATGACCTTGAGATTTCTAAAGACATCAACTCTTGCGAAGTTGATCATCTACCTGCTTCAATTGATCTTATTGAGAAAATGAATCAAGTCCGAAATGAAGAAGATCTGAAAGCATGTTGGGAGACTGCATCTCAGATGTTCATATGGAGTAATAAGACTGGCCTAATAGAATCTGGTGATTTTCCTATTCTTGTGGAACAGGATGAGAAATCTGATTCGTCTCAAGACCGGCATCCTCTCTATTCTCTGCCAAAGTGGGTAAATCCTGTTAATGTGGATCAAGAATCTCTTCGCCAGATCGATGCACAATTTTCTGCTcttgaaaatattgaaaatttataG
- the LOC140816579 gene encoding AT-hook motif nuclear-localized protein 8-like has protein sequence MDSQDSSAPPPHHLHHHPQQPPPPAVFLGQHPPNNSYPLHNTNSSAAVSHQQQNPRFPFNSMAAAPAPKPLDHNYSDGSPSAGGGGGGFSIEPAKKKRGRPRKYSPDNSIGLGLSPAPANQISSTVGHVDSSGGGGNQSSETAAKRNRGRPPGSVKKQLDALGSPGVGFTPHVIMVAVGEDIASKIMAFSQQGPRTVCILSANGSISNVTLRQPAMSGGTVTYEGRFEIISLSGSFLLSDTSGNCNRTGGLSVSLAGSDGRVLGGGVAGMLKAASSVQVVVGSFIADGKKSKSPLSSPPQAHMLNFGTPAAGVSPASPGASSESAEENDDSPLNRGSGPYGTTGQQPMQNVSMYSSMGWPNSIKMHPN, from the exons ATGGATTCACAAGATTCTTCTGCGCCGCCGcctcaccacctccaccaccatccGCAACAACCACCACCGCCTGCCGTTTTCTTGGGCCAACACCCGCCCAACAACTCGTACCCACTTCACAATACCAACAGTTCTGCTGCCGTGAGCCACCAACAGCAAAACCCTCGATTTCCCTTCAATTCTATGGCTGCTGCTCCCGCGCCGAAGCCACTTGATCACAATTACTCTGACGGATCTCCTTCTGCTGGAGGTGGCGGAGGCGGGTTCAGCATTGAGCCAGCTAAAAAGAAAAGGGGACGGCCTAGGAAGTATTCACCTGATAACAGCATTGGATTGGGTCTGTCCCCGGCACCTGCTAACCAAATTTCCTCAACCGTGGGCCACGTGGATTCTAGCGGTGGCGGGGGGAATCAGTCCTCGGAGACAGCAGCCAAGCGCAACCGCGGACGGCCTCCGGGTTCGGTGAAAAAACAATTGGATGCTCTAG GATCACCTGGAGTTGGTTTTACGCCTCATGTGATTATGGTAGCAGTGGGCGAG GATATAGCTTCAAAAATCATGGCATTCTCTCAGCAGGGACCACGTACAGTTTGCATTCTATCTGCTAATGGCTCCATCAGCAATGTCACGCTTCGCCAACCAGCAATGTCTGGCGGCACTGTAACATATGAG GGTCGATTTGAGATCATATCGTTGTCTGGTTCTTTCCTTCTGTCAGATACTTCTGGTAATTGCAATCGAACTGGTGGTCTGAGTGTGTCGCTGGCTGGTTCAGATGGCAGGGTATTGGGTGGTGGAGTAGCGGGAATGCTCAAAGCTGCTTCATCAGTTCAG GTTGTGGTAGGCAGTTTCATTGCTGATGGAAAGAAATCCAAATCTCCTTTGTCTTCTCCACCACAAGCACATATGCTAAATTTTGGCACGCCAGCAGCAGGGGTCAGCCCTGCTTCCCCTGGTGCTTCGAGTGAGTCTGCTGAAGAAAATGACGACAGTCCTCTAAATCGTGGCTCAGGACCTTACGGCACTACAGGTCAACAACCAATGCAGAACGTGTCGATGTATTCTTCAATGGGTTGGCCAAACTCCATCAAAATGCACCCTAATTAA
- the LOC140816700 gene encoding LOW QUALITY PROTEIN: subtilisin-like protease (The sequence of the model RefSeq protein was modified relative to this genomic sequence to represent the inferred CDS: deleted 1 base in 1 codon) yields the protein MDLPYVLFMILICVNYSAKAREIIIASENASGSRLETYIVHVKLPGNGASAEPANMESWYHSFLPKSTEVGAEDSYRMVHTYRNVITGFAAKLSAEEVKEMEKIDGFYFARPHKILSLHTTHSPNFLGLHTNVGVWPGSNFGEGLIIGVLDTGITPGHPSFDDEGVDPPPAKWKGKCEFDGMACNNKLIGARNFVSNSPGPPADDEGHGTHTSSTAAGNFVKDANVYGMAKGTAVGMAPRAHVAMYKVCSVEGCSDADILAAMDAAVEDGVDILSLSLGGPSADFYNDGIALGAFGAIQRGIFVSCSAANAGPISSSLSNEAPWILTVGASTIDRRIVATALLGNMDMYDGESVFQPSDFPTTLLPLIDAGGASENQTASLCGPGSLDGIDVRGKVVLCVRGGGIGRIAKGQTVKDAGGAAMILMNDELDGYTTIADTHVLPATHVSFDAGQKIKSYITSTSTPMATVLFRGTVIGDPHAPSMASFSSRGPSLASPGILKPDITGPGVSILAAWPVSVDNNTKETAAFNIISGTSMSCPHLGGIAAVLKSAHPDWSPAAIKSAIMTTATQYNLGGSAIIDERALPADVFAIGAGHVNPPSANDPGLIYDLEPNDYIPYLCGLGYTDQEIEVIVQSTVKCSDIKSIPEAQLNYPSFAVELDDATKTYTRTVTNVGEASSSYSVEIESVPGVEVTVAPDTIEFTEMNQKMTYQISFSKSSPPGSTTTFVQGAVVWRSEKRAVRSPISVKLVQ from the exons ATGGATCTCCCTTATGTTCTTTTCATGATTTTGATTTGTGTAAATTATTCTGCCAAGGCTCGAGAAATTATAATAGCATCTGAAAATGCATCGGGGAGTAGATTAGAAACTTACATTGTTCATGTAAAATTGCCAGGGAATGGAGCATCGGCTGAGCCTGCGAACATGGAAAGCTGGTACCATTCCTTCCTGCCGAAAAGCACAGAAGTAGGAGCGGAAGACTCGTATCGAATGGTTCACACATATCGGAATGTGATCACTGGTTTTGCGGCAAAATTGTCTGCAGAAGAAGTGAAGGAAATGGAGAAAATAGATGGTTTCTATTTTGCAAGGCCCcataaaatattaagtttgCACACAACTCATAGTCCGAATTTCTTGGGGTTGCATACAAACGTAGGGGTTTGGCCTGGCTCCAACTTTGGTGAAGGCTTGATCATTGGAGTTTTAGATACCGGAATAACTCCAGGGCACCCATCATTCGATGATGAAGGTGTGGACCCTCCACCTGCCAAGTGGAAAGGGAAATGTGAGTTTGATGGCATGGCGTGTAACAACAAGCTAATCGGTGCAAGGAATTTCGTGAGCAATTCCCCCGGGCCACCTGCAGATGATGAAGGTCATGGGACACACACGTCTAGCACGGCTGCTGGGAACTTTGTTAAAGATGCCAACGTTTACGGGATGGCTAAAGGGACAGCCGTTGGAATGGCCCCTCGTGCACATGTAGCCATGTATAAAGTTTGTTCGGTAGAGGGTTGCAGTGATGCTGATATATTGGCAGCAATGGATGCTGCGGTGGAGGATGGTGTTGACATTCTTTCCCTCTCTCTCGGTGGACCCTCGGCTGATTTTTACAATGATGGAATTGCCCTCGGTGCA TTTGGTGCGATCCAACGGGGTATTTTCGTAAGCTGTTCCGCAGCCAATGCTGGTCCAATCAGTTCTTCATTGTCGAATGAGGCGCCCTGGATTCTCACGGTAGGTGCCAGCACAATCGACAGGAGGATAGTTGCCACGGCTTTGTTGGGAAATATGGATATGTATGATGGGGAGTCGGTTTTCCAGCCTAGTGATTTTCCCACCACATTATTGCCTCTGATTGATGCTGGCGGGGCTAGTGAGAACCAAACCGCAAGTTTGTGTGGCCCAGGGTCACTCGATGGCATTGATGTCAGAGGAAAAGTTGTGCTCTGCGTGAGGGGTGGTGGGATAGGGCGCATTGCCAAGGGGCAAACCGTGAAAGATGCCGGCGGTGCGGCCATGATTCTGATGAACGATGAACTCGATGGCTACACCACGATAGCGGATACTCACGTGCTTCCAGCAACACACGTGAGTTTTGATGCAGGGCAAAAGATTAAATCATACATAACATCAACCTCAACGCCTATGGCCACGGTTTTATTCCGTGGGACGGTGATCGGAGATCCACATGCTCCAAGTATGGCATCATTTTCCTCCAGGGGGCCAAGTTTGGCCAGTCCAGGAATCTTGAAACCCGACATCACTGGCCCCGGTGTCAGCATTCTCGCGGCATGGCCGGTATCAGTCGACAACAACACTAAAGAGACCGCtgcttttaacattatttcAGGCACCTCGATGTCATGCCCTCACCTTGGTGGCATTGCTGCCGTGCTCAAAAGCGCGCATCCCGATTGGTCTCCTGCTGCGATCAAGTCTGCAATCATGACCACTGCCACTCAGTACAACCTCGGTGGCAGCGCCATTATCGATGAAAGGGCCTTGCCCGCTGATGTATTCGCAATAGGAGCAGGCCATGTCAACCCACCAAGTGCAAACGACCCAGGGCTCATTTACGATCTCGAACCAAACGACTACATCCCTTATCTGTGTGGTCTAGGATACACGGACCAGGAAATAGAGGTGATCGTGCAGAGCACCGTTAAATGCTCGGACATAAAGAGCATTCCCGAAGCACAATTGAACTACCCTTCATTTGCCGTCGAACTCGATGATGCCACGAAAACATATACAAGGACAGTGACAAATGTAGGTGAGGCGAGCTCGAGTTATAGCGTTGAGATAGAATCCGTTCCAGGGGTAGAAGTAACAGTTGCACCCGATACAATAGAATTCACTGAAATGAACCAAAAGATGACATATCAGATAAGCTTTAGCAAATCTTCCCCACCGGGTAGTACTACCACCTTTGTACAAGGAGCTGTGGTGTGGCGTTCGGAGAAACGAGCTGTCCGAAGCCCGATTTCTGTCAAACTTGTGCAATGA
- the LOC140816732 gene encoding uncharacterized protein → MGIFFSLTLILISLASLQTIRAQTQEIQSARLLDLVIRDHTFRSYNKNFRTGKLHRINLPANLSGINVDIIRYRCGSLRRYGARIKEFHLNVGVGVHPCIERVVLLRQNLGSNWSSIYYNNYELTGYRLISPVLGLLAYNIGVNGIINLSSTMPFELGIQAGKNPIIIDFSNTTLYNVSTGIIPLCASFDPDGKMTLSSQMRPKVCVAMRNGHFGLVVESSLVPLKRRVSKWKIAIGSSIGAALGVFLLSLLLIAMFINEKKKARMDELERRAYEEEALQVSMVGHVRALTASGTRTVPVIEHDEYRTNTTHS, encoded by the coding sequence ATGGGCATCTTCTTTTCTCTCACACTGATTCTTATATCACTAGCATCCTTGCAAACCATACGAGCTCAAACACAAGAAATCCAATCGGCCCGACTACTCGATCTTGTGATCCGGGATCACACATTCAGATCATACAACAAGAACTTCAGAACAGGCAAACTGCACAGAATCAACTTACCAGCAAATCTTTCGGGCATAAATGTCGACATCATAAGATACAGGTGTGGCAGCCTGAGAAGATACGGAGCAAGAATCAAAGAATTCCACTTAAACGTGGGTGTTGGTGTGCATCCTTGCATCGAAAGAGTCGTATTGCTCCGACAAAATCTTGGATCAAATTGGTCATCTATATATTACAACAACTACGAATTGACCGGCTATCGACTCATATCACCTGTTTTAGGCCTACTAGCCTATAACATTGGTGTGAATGGTATCATAAACTTAAGCAGTACCATGCCATTTGAGCTGGGAATTCAAGCTGGCAAAAATccaataattatagattttaGCAACACGACCTTATACAATGTCTCCACCGGGATCATCCCTTTATGTGCAAGCTTTGATCCTGATGGAAAGATGACACTGTCAAGCCAGATGAGGCCTAAGGTTTGTGTTGCAATGAGGAACGGTCACTTCGGTTTAGTGGTTGAGTCATCATTGGTGCCTTTGAAGAGAAGAGTTAGCAAGTGGAAGATAGCAATAGGGAGCTCGATCGGAGCTGCGTTAGGGGTATTCCTTCTGAGCTTGTTACTGATCGCGATGTTCATAAATGAGAAAAAGAAGGCAAGAATGGATGAATTGGAGAGAAGGGCTTACGAAGAAGAAGCTTTACAAGTTTCAATGGTTGGTCATGTGAGGGCTCTTACCGCTTCTGGCACAAGAACTGTGCCTGTGATAGAACATGATGAGTATAGAACAAATACTACTCATTCTTGA